A genome region from Chelonia mydas isolate rCheMyd1 chromosome 24, rCheMyd1.pri.v2, whole genome shotgun sequence includes the following:
- the LOC122463786 gene encoding IgGFc-binding protein-like codes for MGFANIILHLWAWIFMLWSVANISIALSSVEIPDPSCSGPQGTEFITVFMQNHLPRYGGKDFRLFITGYTPGTLVTISVNKAGVRFNIRANLGETKWIQIPEFVELAGSNIFDHTVIVRADHQIAILSLNYKTYTADTTVVYPVQRLGTEYYVVTPVGNRDGLDKQFAVVAWKDPTIVEVYLKGAVTFQGENYRAGTKLVIPLGAYQAVQLQSRDDLSGTRIMSQNPVAVYSGHVCVAKHTKCDYVTQI; via the exons GTGTTGCTAATATCTCCATCGCACTTTCATCTGTAGAAATTCCAGATCCCTCTTGCTCAGGCCCCCAAGGGACAGAATTTATCACAGTCTTCATGCAGAACCACTTACCACGTTATGGCGGTAAAGACTTCCGGTTGTTCATCACTGGCTACACTCCTGGGACATTGGTCACCATTTCCGTGAACAAAGCAGGTGTTAGGTTCAATATCCGGGCAAATCTGGGAGAGACAAAATGGATACAAATCCCAGAATTTGTGGAGCTGGCAGGAAGCAACATATTTGACCACACAGTCATCGTCCGGGCTGACCATCAGATCGCCATCCTCTCTCTGAACTATAAGACCTATACTGCTGATACCACTGTAGTGTACCCTGTGCAGAGGCTTGGGACAGAGTACTACGTGGTGACTCCAGTGGGGAACCGAGATGGTCTCGACAAGCAATTTGCTGTAGTAGCCTGGAAGGATCCCACCATTGTTGAAGTTTACCTCAAAGGGGCTGTCACTTTCCAAGGAGAAAACTACAGAGCAGGGACAAAACTGGTCATCCCACTTGGAGCTTACCAGGCCGTCCAGCTGCAAAGCCGTGATGACTTATCCGGCACCAGGATCATGTCCCAGAATCCTGTTGCTGTCTATAGCGGACACGTATGTGTTGCAAAGCACACCAAATGTGATTACGTGA CCCAAATTTGA